In Mixophyes fleayi isolate aMixFle1 chromosome 11, aMixFle1.hap1, whole genome shotgun sequence, one DNA window encodes the following:
- the LOC142107749 gene encoding interferon-inducible GTPase 5-like isoform X2 translates to MQPESKVLKEKLNATEKMASDKNLQEEIKAGLEQGDLCKAIEAIRKSLENVENTHLTIAVTGETGAGKSTFINAIRGLEDDDEGAAETGVVKCTEKPMPYTHPNYKNVTFWDLPGVGTSKFQPKTYLQKVNFHQYDFFIIVASERFRLNNAELAKEIQAMGKKLYFVRSKIDADLYASQKRNKMTYNKERILKAIRENCIQNLCESGIKEPRVFLLCCLELDKYDFNLMKETLIKELSSNKKHVFLLNLHNVCMPILERKTEELKSPIWKLATLSGAVEAAVPNPGLSVACDINILVTVMKKYRKAFGLDQESLQNLANTFGIDDAVLKSVIKSPFVLQEINKDIVTSLVAKSAGTFMLASIVLSWIPVIGTVAAGGISFNAIYKMLQDFLEEMAEDVVRVLRKVLEIAV, encoded by the coding sequence aaaaattaaatGCAACAGAGAAGATGGCTTCTGATAAAAACCTGCAGGAAGAAATAAAAGCTGGTTTAGAGCAAGGTGACCTGTGCAAAGCCATTGAAGCAATTCGTAAATCCTTGGAGAATGTAGAAAATACCCACCTGACTATTGCAGTAACAGGTGAGACAGGAGCTGGAAAGTCAACTTTCATCAATGCCATCCGTGGgctagaggatgatgatgaaggcgcTGCTGAAACAGGAGTTGTGAAATGTACCGAGAAGCCAATGCCTTATACTCATCCAAATTATAAAAATGTGACCTTTTGGGATCTACCAGGGGTGGGCACTTCTAAGTTCCAGCCAAAGACAtatcttcaaaaagtcaatttCCATCAATATGACTTTTTCATTATCGTGGCATCTGAACGTTTCAGGCTCAATAATGCAGAACTTGCAAAGGAAATTCAAGCAATGGGGAAGAAGTTGTACTTTGTGAGATCAAAAATTGATGCTGACTTGTATGCCAGCCAAAAAcgtaacaaaatgacatacaacaAAGAGAGAATATTGAAAGCGATTCGGGAAAACTGCATCCAAAATCTTTGTGAGTCAGGAATCAAAGAGCCACGTGTGTTTCTGTTGTGTTGCCTGGAACTGGACAAGTATGACTTCAATCTCATGAAAGAAACTCTAATAAAGGAACTTTCAAGTAATAAGAAACATGTTTTCCTACTCAATCTGCACAACGTTTGTATGCCGATACTTGAGAGGAAAACAGAAGAACTGAAGAGTCCGATCTGGAAACTGGCCACACTCTCGGGTGCAGTAGAAGCTGCAGTCCCTAATCCTGGTCTATCTGTCGCTTGTGATATCAACATCTTAGTGACAGTTATGAAAAAATATCGAAAGGCTTTTGGTCTGGATCAAGAGTCTCTCCAAAACTTAGCCAATACATTTGGTATAGATGATGCAGTGTTAAAATCTGTAATCAAATCCCCTTTTGTTTTACAAGAGATAAACAAAGACATTGTTACATCACTTGTAGCCAAAAGTGCAGGAACATTTATGTTGGCTTCAATTGTATTGAGCTGGATTCCAGTGATTGGTACTGTAGCTGCTGGTGGCATCTCCTTTAATGCCATTTACAAGATGTTACAGGATTTTCTGGAAGAGATGGCAGAGGATGTAGTGAGAGTTCTCAGAAAGGTTTTGGAAATTGCTGTTTAG
- the LOC142107749 gene encoding interferon-inducible GTPase 5-like isoform X4, with translation MASDKNLQEEIKAGLEQGDLCKAIEAIRKSLENVENTHLTIAVTGETGAGKSTFINAIRGLEDDDEGAAETGVVKCTEKPMPYTHPNYKNVTFWDLPGVGTSKFQPKTYLQKVNFHQYDFFIIVASERFRLNNAELAKEIQAMGKKLYFVRSKIDADLYASQKRNKMTYNKERILKAIRENCIQNLCESGIKEPRVFLLCCLELDKYDFNLMKETLIKELSSNKKHVFLLNLHNVCMPILERKTEELKSPIWKLATLSGAVEAAVPNPGLSVACDINILVTVMKKYRKAFGLDQESLQNLANTFGIDDAVLKSVIKSPFVLQEINKDIVTSLVAKSAGTFMLASIVLSWIPVIGTVAAGGISFNAIYKMLQDFLEEMAEDVVRVLRKVLEIAV, from the coding sequence ATGGCTTCTGATAAAAACCTGCAGGAAGAAATAAAAGCTGGTTTAGAGCAAGGTGACCTGTGCAAAGCCATTGAAGCAATTCGTAAATCCTTGGAGAATGTAGAAAATACCCACCTGACTATTGCAGTAACAGGTGAGACAGGAGCTGGAAAGTCAACTTTCATCAATGCCATCCGTGGgctagaggatgatgatgaaggcgcTGCTGAAACAGGAGTTGTGAAATGTACCGAGAAGCCAATGCCTTATACTCATCCAAATTATAAAAATGTGACCTTTTGGGATCTACCAGGGGTGGGCACTTCTAAGTTCCAGCCAAAGACAtatcttcaaaaagtcaatttCCATCAATATGACTTTTTCATTATCGTGGCATCTGAACGTTTCAGGCTCAATAATGCAGAACTTGCAAAGGAAATTCAAGCAATGGGGAAGAAGTTGTACTTTGTGAGATCAAAAATTGATGCTGACTTGTATGCCAGCCAAAAAcgtaacaaaatgacatacaacaAAGAGAGAATATTGAAAGCGATTCGGGAAAACTGCATCCAAAATCTTTGTGAGTCAGGAATCAAAGAGCCACGTGTGTTTCTGTTGTGTTGCCTGGAACTGGACAAGTATGACTTCAATCTCATGAAAGAAACTCTAATAAAGGAACTTTCAAGTAATAAGAAACATGTTTTCCTACTCAATCTGCACAACGTTTGTATGCCGATACTTGAGAGGAAAACAGAAGAACTGAAGAGTCCGATCTGGAAACTGGCCACACTCTCGGGTGCAGTAGAAGCTGCAGTCCCTAATCCTGGTCTATCTGTCGCTTGTGATATCAACATCTTAGTGACAGTTATGAAAAAATATCGAAAGGCTTTTGGTCTGGATCAAGAGTCTCTCCAAAACTTAGCCAATACATTTGGTATAGATGATGCAGTGTTAAAATCTGTAATCAAATCCCCTTTTGTTTTACAAGAGATAAACAAAGACATTGTTACATCACTTGTAGCCAAAAGTGCAGGAACATTTATGTTGGCTTCAATTGTATTGAGCTGGATTCCAGTGATTGGTACTGTAGCTGCTGGTGGCATCTCCTTTAATGCCATTTACAAGATGTTACAGGATTTTCTGGAAGAGATGGCAGAGGATGTAGTGAGAGTTCTCAGAAAGGTTTTGGAAATTGCTGTTTAG
- the LOC142107749 gene encoding interferon-inducible GTPase 5-like isoform X1, translating to MQPYCFPTKICAGRSRQKLNATEKMASDKNLQEEIKAGLEQGDLCKAIEAIRKSLENVENTHLTIAVTGETGAGKSTFINAIRGLEDDDEGAAETGVVKCTEKPMPYTHPNYKNVTFWDLPGVGTSKFQPKTYLQKVNFHQYDFFIIVASERFRLNNAELAKEIQAMGKKLYFVRSKIDADLYASQKRNKMTYNKERILKAIRENCIQNLCESGIKEPRVFLLCCLELDKYDFNLMKETLIKELSSNKKHVFLLNLHNVCMPILERKTEELKSPIWKLATLSGAVEAAVPNPGLSVACDINILVTVMKKYRKAFGLDQESLQNLANTFGIDDAVLKSVIKSPFVLQEINKDIVTSLVAKSAGTFMLASIVLSWIPVIGTVAAGGISFNAIYKMLQDFLEEMAEDVVRVLRKVLEIAV from the coding sequence aaaaattaaatGCAACAGAGAAGATGGCTTCTGATAAAAACCTGCAGGAAGAAATAAAAGCTGGTTTAGAGCAAGGTGACCTGTGCAAAGCCATTGAAGCAATTCGTAAATCCTTGGAGAATGTAGAAAATACCCACCTGACTATTGCAGTAACAGGTGAGACAGGAGCTGGAAAGTCAACTTTCATCAATGCCATCCGTGGgctagaggatgatgatgaaggcgcTGCTGAAACAGGAGTTGTGAAATGTACCGAGAAGCCAATGCCTTATACTCATCCAAATTATAAAAATGTGACCTTTTGGGATCTACCAGGGGTGGGCACTTCTAAGTTCCAGCCAAAGACAtatcttcaaaaagtcaatttCCATCAATATGACTTTTTCATTATCGTGGCATCTGAACGTTTCAGGCTCAATAATGCAGAACTTGCAAAGGAAATTCAAGCAATGGGGAAGAAGTTGTACTTTGTGAGATCAAAAATTGATGCTGACTTGTATGCCAGCCAAAAAcgtaacaaaatgacatacaacaAAGAGAGAATATTGAAAGCGATTCGGGAAAACTGCATCCAAAATCTTTGTGAGTCAGGAATCAAAGAGCCACGTGTGTTTCTGTTGTGTTGCCTGGAACTGGACAAGTATGACTTCAATCTCATGAAAGAAACTCTAATAAAGGAACTTTCAAGTAATAAGAAACATGTTTTCCTACTCAATCTGCACAACGTTTGTATGCCGATACTTGAGAGGAAAACAGAAGAACTGAAGAGTCCGATCTGGAAACTGGCCACACTCTCGGGTGCAGTAGAAGCTGCAGTCCCTAATCCTGGTCTATCTGTCGCTTGTGATATCAACATCTTAGTGACAGTTATGAAAAAATATCGAAAGGCTTTTGGTCTGGATCAAGAGTCTCTCCAAAACTTAGCCAATACATTTGGTATAGATGATGCAGTGTTAAAATCTGTAATCAAATCCCCTTTTGTTTTACAAGAGATAAACAAAGACATTGTTACATCACTTGTAGCCAAAAGTGCAGGAACATTTATGTTGGCTTCAATTGTATTGAGCTGGATTCCAGTGATTGGTACTGTAGCTGCTGGTGGCATCTCCTTTAATGCCATTTACAAGATGTTACAGGATTTTCTGGAAGAGATGGCAGAGGATGTAGTGAGAGTTCTCAGAAAGGTTTTGGAAATTGCTGTTTAG